The sequence CCTGAGCCGGCTGGCGGCTTCGTCCGACCGGCGGTTCGCGCTGGACTCGCTGACCGTCGGCCGGTTCGACGCGGCGCTCAGCCCGCCCGCGCGCCCTGCAGCCCCGGCATCGCCGGGGCCCGCGCCGGCTGCCGCTGCGCGCGATGGCGCCGGTAGCTGGCCCCCCGCCGACCTGCCGACGGTGCGGATCGGACGCATAGCACTGGTGGATGGCGGGCAGATCACGCTGCGCGACCCCGGCGTCTCGCCGCCGGTCACCGCGCGGCTCGCCGTCGACTCGCTGCTGCTGGAGAACGTCGATACCACCGATCCGCAGGCGCGCAGCGAGCTGCGGCTGCAGGCGCGGCTGGACGACAGCGCCATCAGCGTTCGGGGGTGGGCGGAGGCGTTTCAGCCGAAGCCCAGCCTGGCGCTGCAGGCCAGCATCGACGAGCTGCACCTGCCGACGCTGTCGCCGTACTTCGGCCCGGCCATCGGACTGCACATCTTCCGCGGCAACCTGACGGCTGGCGCCGCCGCCACGGTGACCGCAGGGCAGCTGGAGGGCGAGCTGCAAGCGCGGCTGACGGACGTGCGCCTGGCCGACCGGGCTGACGGCGCCGGCATGCAGTTCTCCCCGCCGATCGCCGTGCCGCTCAGCACGATGATCCGCCTGCTGGAAGACAACGACGGTTCCATCGCCATCCGGCTGCCAGTCAGCGGCGACATCCTGTCTCCCGCCTTCAGCTATTCCGGCGTGATCTGGGGAATGCTGCCGAGGGCGGTGCGCGCGCTGATCAGCTCGCCGGTGCGCTTCGTTTCCTCCGCCTGGGCGCTGGCCACCGCCGCGGTAACGGAACCCGAGGCCACCACCGCGACGGCAGCGTCATCACCCTCTGAACCGGGCGTTGAAGGCGCGGCCGCAGCGCCGCCCCTGGCGGAGCTGCGCCCGCCGGAGGAACGCGTCAACTAATTAAGAACAATCTCTTCTTATAATCTTTACGCTCCTTGAGATCCTCGGGATGCCGTGCTCCAACGTCAGGAACCTCCAGAAAGCTCCGCTTCAGCCGCCCGAACAGCGCCATGTCGGAACACCTTTCGCCGCCGCTCAGCGCCGAGTACAGTGCGATCAGCACCATCTCGTCGAGAGCGTGACGCGCTTGGCATTCCCCGTCCGCGGGTCGTCCAGATCCTCGAACAGCCCGCGAAATCCTGCATGACACTGCCTCCCTACCCATCGGTGCCACTCCGCAGAATCCCTCTACCGCCTCCCGCGCAACCTCATTTTCTCAAATGCAGTTCGCCTGGATTACCGCCGGCAATCGCCGGCGATACTGTCAGCTGAACTTCACTCGTTGTCCGCAGCGTTGCCCCTTTCCTCGCCGAGCACCGACCTCGCGATCACCGCCGACACCTGCTCCGCCGCCGCCTTCACCGGATCGGCGGCGAGATGAGCGTAGCGCGCCGTCGTCTGCACCTGGGTGTGGCCGAGTAGCTTGCCGATCATCGGCAGGCCTTGGCCGGCGGCGACGGCCGCGGACGCGAAGGTGTGGCGCAAATCGTGGATGCGAGCGTCCTTCAGGCCGGCCCTGGCGCGGAGCCGCTGCCAGAACGGCTGCAGATCGGACAGTCGGGCGCCGGGCAACTTGCCGGTAATGACCCAGGGATTACCGGGCAGGGGAGGGATGCGGCGTAGCACATCCGCTGCCGGCTTGCCGATGTGCACCACCTTGGCGCCAGTTTTGGAGTCGGGAAGGTCCAGCGTGCCGGCGCGGAGATCAATGTACGCCCACTTTAGCGCCATGATTTCGTTCAGCCGGCAGCCGGTGAAGATGAGCAGGCGCACCGCGGCGATCGCCGACGTCATCTCCAGCCCTTCGGCTTCCATGTCGTCGAGGACCTCACCGACGCGGCGCAACTCGGCTGCGGAGAGGAACCGCTCGCGCTTCTCCTCTCGATACTTCTTGATGTGCTTGCGCGGGTTGGAGCCGTTGGGCCTGAGCCCCCACAACTCGGCGAGATTGAACATCTTGGAGAGGATCTCCAGGCATCTGTTAGCCTGGTAGGGGAC is a genomic window of Rhodospirillales bacterium containing:
- a CDS encoding tyrosine-type recombinase/integrase, giving the protein MGKLTKRTIEALAPREFDYIAWDNDVPGFGVRVMPSGRKSFVLQYRAGRRSRRMALGYVNVVTPEQARAMAIQHLAALRQGIDPLAERNSGRDAVTMKDLTARFDAEHITVHLKPSTQKEYRRSLKKFILPVFGNRPIADVSREEVARFHHKYRHVPYQANRCLEILSKMFNLAELWGLRPNGSNPRKHIKKYREEKRERFLSAAELRRVGEVLDDMEAEGLEMTSAIAAVRLLIFTGCRLNEIMALKWAYIDLRAGTLDLPDSKTGAKVVHIGKPAADVLRRIPPLPGNPWVITGKLPGARLSDLQPFWQRLRARAGLKDARIHDLRHTFASAAVAAGQGLPMIGKLLGHTQVQTTARYAHLAADPVKAAAEQVSAVIARSVLGEERGNAADNE